A genomic segment from Triticum dicoccoides isolate Atlit2015 ecotype Zavitan chromosome 1A, WEW_v2.0, whole genome shotgun sequence encodes:
- the LOC119349725 gene encoding serine/arginine-rich splicing factor SR45-like — MAGRRSRSPSLSSPSSRSLSSFSSVSSPSRSRSPPDRGRPPRKPSPAPVPDESSLVLLVSRLSRNVTEGHLREIFENYGEIVNVELSMDKAVNLPRGYGYVEFKMRADAEKALLYMDGAQIDGNVVKVKFAPAPGQKAAVSLPKALPNPPKRDLPETDTVVPNAEKATQQRPRELSTQRKPALSPQRRPAPSGRVDSPRRQPDAPPIHPWKDPPLFRRGRTPPSLRPGYPVRRRSPSPPPRRFRSPRRFSPRRGYVSPVRRRSPFAPRRMTPPMRMRSPPRRLPPPYLRSRSPIRRPIRSLSRSISPVRGRAAPVRRGRSSSSYSESPTPPRRGAGRVLRSRSPQRPFRGRRRSASSFSNSSGSSSPIRR, encoded by the exons ATGGCGGGCCGCCGCTCCCGCTCCCCCTcgctctcctccccctcctcccgctccctctcctccttctcctcggtCTCCTCCCCGTCCCGCAGCCGCTCCCCTCCCGACCGCGGCCGCC CACCGAGGAAGCCCTCCCCCGCTCCGGTCCCCGACGAGTCGTCGCTCGTCCTCCTCGTCAGCCGCCTCTCCCGCAACGTCACCGAGGGCCATCTCAGGGAGATCTTCG AGAACTATGGTGAAATCGTCAATGTGGAGCTGTCCATGGACAAGGCG GTCAATCTTCCTCGTGGGTACGGATACGTTGAGTTCAAGATGAGAGCTGATGCCGAGAAGGCGCTTCTTTACATGGATGGT GCTCAAATTGATGGGAATGTTGTTAAAGTGAAATTCGCACCTGCACCGGGCCAAAAAGCTGCTGTTTCTTTGCCGAAGGCTCTTCCCAATCCTCCGAAAAGAGATCTGCCTGAGACTGATACAGTTGTTCCTAATGCTGAAAAGGCCACTCAGCAGCGACCCAGGGAAT TATCTACTCAAAGAAAACCAGCTCTGTCTCCACAAAGGCGACCTGCTCCAAGCGGAAGGGTTGACTCACCTAGGCGGCAGCCTGATGCACCACCAATTCACCCTTGGAAAGATCCTCCTCTATTCAGGCGCGGCAGAACACCTCCTAGCCTGAGACCAGGATATCCAGTTCGAAGACGGTCTCCCTCTCCACCCCCTCGAAGGTTCAGATCACCAAGGCG CTTTTCACCAAGAAGAGGTTATGTTAGTCCAGTCCGAAGACGTTCTCCATTCGCTCCTAGAAGGAT GACACCTCCAATGCGGATGAGAAGTCCTCCCAGAAGGCTGCCACCTCCTTATCTTCGTAGTAGATCTCCCATTCGTCGACCAATTCGCTCCCTTTCCAGATCAATTTCTCCTGTCAG GGGTCGAGCAGCTCCTGTGAGGCGTGGGCGCTCATCCTCGTCATATTCTGAATCACCAACGCCGCCAAGAAGG GGAGCCGGAAGGGTACTGAGAAGTCGCAGCCCTCAAAG GCCCTTTAGAGGGAGACGGAGAAGTGCCTCTAgcttcagcaatagtagtggttcaTCCTCCCCTATCCGCCGTTAG
- the LOC119349737 gene encoding G-type lectin S-receptor-like serine/threonine-protein kinase SD2-5, with amino-acid sequence MGPANLLFIVLAAAAQLLSEAQFAEYPTANLSTSWTNSKDSLPGQRVLQTLFSDASLIWSSGSSGRSVAGMVITKDSNLVLFDHSNGTVWQSFDHPSDVLLPRQSLVEGTRLVANTSATNWTENQLYMTVLPRGLYGYVESTPSQLYYATSVWVNESDTGNGPTKVTFLNSSLSLIVQSRQPSSPHMFKISLPAAKSTQYVRLESDGHLRLYERSQEETTCTLLSDVTKVGPGGLADDSTPLRMQRMETVVQSSPSSAASHPVANKRKVILGIALALVTATIFIAIVITVCLLRRRKYEDNDEDLQFDQLPGMPTRFPFDKLRECTEGFSKKLGEGGFGSVFAGKLGEERVAVKRLEGARQGKKEFLAEVETIGSIEHINLVRLIGFCTEKFQRLLVYEYMSGGSLDRWIYYRHDNAPLDWHTRCGIILDIAKGLCYLHEECRRKIAHLDIKPQNILLDENFNAKVADFGLSKLIDRDQSKVMTMMRGTPGYMAPEWLTSQITEKVDVYSFGVVVMELISGRKNIDNSLPEESSHLINLLRGKARDNQLSDLIDKHNEDMLSHQEQVIQMMELAMWCLLNDAGQRPSMSTVTKVLEGGMSIETAILPRFLNSNSILPLENNPTAYSVQPQASVLSGPR; translated from the exons ATGGGTCCTGCCAATCTCCTCTTCATCGTACTAGCAGCTGCAGCACAATTGCTCTCTGAGGCGCAGTTCGCCGAGTATCCCACAGCGAACCTCTCAACATCGTGGACCAACAGCAAAGACTCCCTCCCCGGGCAACGCGTTCTTCAGACCCTCTTCTCTGATGCTAGCCTCATCTGGTCTAGCGGCAGCTCGGGCCGGTCCGTAGCCGGCATGGTGATCACCAAGGACAGCAATCTGGTGCTATTTGATCACAGTAATGGAACTGTATGGCAGTCTTTTGATCATCCTAGTGACGTGTTGCTCCCTAGGCAGTCACTAGTGGAAGGTACGAGGCTTGTAGCTAACACTTCCGCCACAAATTGGACAGAGAATCAGTTGTACATGACTGTTCTCCCCCGAGGATTGTATGGTTATGTTGAATCCACACCATCACAACTCTACTACGCGACTTCAGTATGGGTGAACGAGAGTGACACAGGAAATGGTCCAACAAAGGTTACCTTTCTCAATAGCAGCCTCAGCCTCATTGTGCAGTCTAGGCAGCCAAGCAGCCCACATATGTTTAAGATCTCACTGCCAGCAGCTAAATCCACTCAGTACGTGAGGTTAGAGTCTGATGGGCACCTTAGGCTGTATGAACGGTCTCAGGAAGAAACGACATGCACCTTACTCTCTGATGTAACCAAGGTAGGACCAGGAGGATTGGCTGATGATT CCACACCATTGAGAATGCAACGAATGGAGACAGTT GTGCAATCTAGCCCCTCTTCTGCTGCTTCTCATCCTGTTGCAAACAAAAGGAAGGTTATTCTAGGCATCGCCCTTGCACTTGTTACTGCTACCATATTCATTGCCATTGTTATCACTGTTTGTCTGCTAAGGAGGAGAAAGTATGAAGACAATGATGAAGACCTCCAGTTTGACCAATTACCAGGGATGCCAACAAGGTTTCCATTTGACAAGCTGAGAGAATGCACTGAAGGGTTCAGTAAAAAGCTTGGAGAAGGTGGATTTGGGTCGGTTTTTGCAGGGAAATTGGGCGAAGAGAGAGTTGCAGTCAAACGTTTGGAAGGTGCTAGACAAGGAAAGAAAGAGTTTTTGGCAGAGGTTGAAACCATTGGAAGCATAGAGCACATCAATCTTGTCAGGCTGATTGGCTTTTGTACAGAGAAATTCCAAAGGCTTCTTGTGTACGAATATATGTCGGGAGGGTCACTTGATAGATGGATCTATTACCGCCATGACAATGCGCCACTCGATTGGCACACGCGGTGTGGAATCATTCTGGATATTGCCAAAGGCCTATGCTATCTTCATGAGGAGTGCAGGCGAAAGATAGCTCATTTGGACATCAAACCACAAAATATTCTCTTAGATGAGAACTTCAATGCCAAAGTGGCTGATTTCGGATTATCTAAGCTAATAGATAGGGATCAAAGCAAGGTAATGACGATGATGAGAGGCACGCCTGGGTATATGGCACCTGAATGGTTAACCTCACAAATCACTGAAAAGGTTGATGTCTACAGCTTTGGAGTAGTTGTCATGGAGCTAATAAGTGGGAGAAAAAATATTGATAATTCTCTGCCTGAGGAGAGTTCTCACCTCATCAATTTGTTACGAGGAAAGGCTCGAGATAATCAATTGAGTGATCTGATTGACAAACATAATGAAGACATGCTTTCACACCAAGAGCAGGTGATTCAAATGATGGAACTTGCAATGTGGTGCCTGCTAAATGATGCCGGTCAAAGGCCTTCCATGTCAACGGTGACAAAGGTATTAGAGGGTGGGATGAGCATAGAAACTGCTATTCTTCCCAGATTTCTCAATTCAAATTCAATCTTGCCCCTGGAAAATAATCCGACTGCATATTCAGTTCAACCTCAAGCATCAGTTTTATCTGGACCAAGGTGA